The Gemmatimonadaceae bacterium genome contains a region encoding:
- a CDS encoding co-chaperone GroES, with product MKVAPLADRVVVKALEEAEQMRGGLYIPDTAKEKPQQGEIIAVGPGRFEKDKRVPMDVKVGDKVLYGKYSGTEVTIDGEQLLILRESDVLAVIS from the coding sequence GTGAAGGTCGCACCGCTGGCTGATCGCGTCGTCGTCAAGGCGCTGGAAGAGGCGGAGCAGATGCGCGGTGGGTTGTACATACCCGATACCGCGAAAGAAAAGCCGCAGCAAGGCGAGATCATCGCCGTTGGACCTGGGCGCTTCGAGAAGGACAAGCGCGTGCCGATGGACGTGAAGGTTGGTGATAAGGTCCTCTACGGCAAGTACAGCGGCACCGAAGTCACGATCGATGGTGAGCAACTGCTCATCCTGCGCGAGTCGGACGTCCTCGCCGTCATCAGCTGA
- the uppP gene encoding undecaprenyl-diphosphatase UppP yields the protein MTVFQALILGIIQGLSEFLPISSSAHLALAPWILHWRDPGLAFDVALHFGTLVAVLWYFWAEWIQLLIAAKDIIVKRRVETETERRVLFLIVATIPGAIAGLAFEKQAESTFRDPRLVAVALIILGFLLWFIDRYAARDRTIGTMRWTDALLTGIAQMFAIIPGVSRSGSTITAGRALRFTREDAAVFSFLMSMPIIAAAAVLKMPQAIREQGLSAPMIVGVLASAVSGWLAISVLLRLVVRHSYAVFAAYRIVLGAAVLIAVARGV from the coding sequence GTGACCGTCTTTCAGGCACTGATCCTTGGCATCATCCAGGGTCTCTCGGAATTCCTGCCCATCAGCAGCTCCGCTCATCTGGCGCTCGCACCGTGGATCCTCCATTGGCGCGACCCCGGCCTCGCCTTCGACGTGGCGCTGCACTTCGGGACCCTTGTCGCGGTGCTCTGGTATTTCTGGGCCGAATGGATCCAGTTGTTGATTGCCGCAAAGGACATCATCGTGAAGCGGCGTGTCGAGACGGAAACAGAGCGGCGCGTGCTGTTTCTGATCGTCGCCACGATTCCCGGCGCGATCGCCGGTTTGGCTTTCGAGAAGCAGGCAGAGAGTACGTTTCGAGATCCACGCCTCGTGGCCGTGGCGCTCATCATCCTGGGCTTCCTGCTCTGGTTCATCGACCGTTACGCGGCCCGCGATCGAACCATTGGGACGATGCGGTGGACCGACGCACTGCTCACGGGCATCGCACAAATGTTCGCCATCATTCCCGGCGTCTCGCGATCGGGGTCCACAATCACCGCCGGCCGCGCGCTCCGCTTCACGCGCGAAGATGCGGCAGTTTTCAGTTTTCTCATGAGCATGCCGATCATCGCCGCCGCTGCCGTGCTCAAGATGCCCCAGGCCATCCGCGAGCAAGGTCTGTCTGCGCCAATGATCGTCGGCGTACTCGCTTCGGCGGTTAGCGGCTGGCTCGCGATCAGCGTTCTGCTCCGTTTGGTCGTAAGGCACAGCTATGCCGTATTCGCCGCGTATCGGATTGTACTCGGCGCCGCCGTTCTCATTGCCGTCGCTCGAGGCGTGTGA
- a CDS encoding type III pantothenate kinase has protein sequence MILVFDVGNTETTIGLFEADLLRGHWRIISGVERTADEFGVLLRGLLALDGFGADGIEGAAIGSVVPRVTDPLAASCKALTTGPVIVVDARAALPIRVDVDEPLTVGADRLINTLAASRLFQRDAIVVDMGTATTFDCITAEGVFIGGVIAPGVQTALDTLVRRTSKLPATELVVPPNVIGRRTEDCIRAGVMFGQAEAIDGIVRRIKKSWPRKQEPIVIATGGLAEVFRTLCSEFDRVEPHLTLAGLQMAFAHLTAAPVRSVSKRPAKLAKRRL, from the coding sequence ATGATCCTCGTTTTTGACGTTGGAAATACCGAGACGACCATTGGCTTGTTCGAGGCCGATTTGCTCCGGGGGCACTGGCGAATCATTTCCGGCGTCGAGCGCACGGCGGATGAATTCGGCGTCCTGCTGCGCGGCCTTCTCGCTCTCGACGGGTTCGGCGCAGACGGCATCGAAGGCGCCGCTATTGGGTCCGTCGTGCCCAGAGTGACGGATCCCTTGGCTGCGTCATGTAAGGCGCTCACCACCGGTCCGGTGATCGTCGTCGACGCCCGCGCAGCTCTTCCGATTCGGGTCGATGTCGACGAGCCGCTCACGGTGGGCGCCGATCGACTGATCAATACCCTGGCGGCAAGCCGGCTCTTCCAGCGCGACGCGATCGTCGTCGACATGGGAACGGCGACGACATTCGATTGCATAACGGCAGAAGGCGTGTTCATCGGCGGCGTGATCGCACCGGGCGTGCAGACGGCGCTCGACACGCTGGTTCGGCGGACGTCCAAGCTTCCGGCGACGGAGCTCGTAGTGCCCCCGAATGTCATCGGCCGCCGGACGGAAGACTGCATTCGCGCTGGCGTCATGTTCGGGCAGGCGGAGGCGATCGATGGGATCGTCCGTCGCATCAAGAAGAGTTGGCCTCGAAAGCAGGAACCGATCGTGATCGCGACCGGCGGTCTCGCCGAGGTCTTCCGAACGCTGTGCAGCGAGTTTGATCGCGTGGAGCCCCACCTGACCCTCGCGGGCCTGCAGATGGCCTTCGCTCACCTGACGGCCGCGCCCGTTCGAAGTGTCTCGAAAAGACCCGCAAAGCTCGCTAAGAGAAGGCTTTAG
- the bshA gene encoding N-acetyl-alpha-D-glucosaminyl L-malate synthase BshA: MRIGITCYPTYGGSGAVATELGMALARRGHEIHFITYQQPFRLPSFLPRIYFHEVDVGRYPLFEYPPYDLALAVRMHEVVLAHKLDLLHVHYAIPHATSAWIAREMLASTRPDIRVLTTLHGTDITIVGQDPSFHAITKFSIEQSDGLTAVSRFLQRETMRAFGCTGCQIEVIPNFIDPDVYDRRKYKAALRDQFDSADRVLMHISNFRPVKHVRDVVRIFARVHREIPSVLVMVGDGPDRVDAEAEARELRVDDRVFFLGKIEAVAPLLSAADLFLLPTQSESFGLSALEALASGVPVIGTNAGGLPEVVRDGETGALCAVGDVDGMAAAAIDILRDRDRWQAMSTRAAHDARDRFAIDDVVEQYESFYDLALTTRS, from the coding sequence GTGAGAATCGGCATCACCTGCTACCCGACGTACGGCGGCTCGGGCGCCGTCGCGACGGAATTGGGGATGGCGCTCGCGCGACGCGGCCACGAGATCCACTTCATCACTTATCAGCAGCCGTTTCGCCTGCCGTCGTTTCTTCCGCGCATCTATTTCCACGAAGTCGATGTCGGCCGCTACCCGCTCTTCGAGTATCCGCCGTACGACCTCGCGCTCGCGGTGCGGATGCACGAGGTGGTATTGGCGCATAAGCTCGACCTGCTCCACGTCCACTACGCGATCCCCCACGCCACGAGTGCGTGGATCGCCCGCGAGATGCTCGCCTCGACGCGGCCGGACATTCGCGTCCTCACGACACTTCACGGGACGGACATCACGATCGTTGGCCAGGACCCGTCCTTCCATGCGATTACGAAGTTCTCAATCGAACAATCGGACGGACTGACAGCGGTCTCGCGCTTCCTGCAGCGCGAAACGATGCGCGCCTTCGGCTGCACCGGGTGCCAGATCGAGGTGATTCCGAACTTCATCGATCCGGACGTCTATGATCGCAGGAAGTACAAGGCGGCGCTGCGCGACCAGTTCGACTCCGCGGACCGGGTGCTCATGCACATCTCGAACTTCAGGCCCGTGAAACACGTTCGCGATGTGGTGCGCATCTTCGCTCGCGTACACAGGGAGATTCCGAGCGTGCTCGTCATGGTTGGCGACGGCCCCGATCGCGTCGACGCTGAAGCCGAGGCGAGAGAGCTGCGCGTCGATGATCGCGTGTTTTTCCTCGGCAAGATCGAAGCGGTCGCCCCACTGCTATCGGCTGCGGACCTCTTCCTGCTGCCTACGCAGAGCGAGTCGTTCGGCCTCAGCGCCCTCGAGGCGCTCGCCTCCGGCGTACCGGTTATCGGAACGAACGCCGGCGGCCTTCCCGAAGTCGTCCGCGACGGCGAGACCGGCGCGTTGTGCGCCGTTGGCGACGTGGACGGGATGGCCGCCGCGGCCATCGATATCCTTCGCGATCGCGATCGCTGGCAGGCCATGAGCACCCGGGCGGCGCACGATGCCCGCGATCGATTCGCGATCGATGACGTCGTCGAGCAGTACGAGTCATTTTACGATCTCGCACTCACCACCCGCTCGTAG
- the mutL gene encoding DNA mismatch repair endonuclease MutL, whose product MISRIAILPSAVADQIAAGEVVERPASVAKELVENALDAGATSIDISIEDGGRQLVRVSDDGSGMSRDDAVLALARHATSKIRSAGDLVGVRSFGFRGEALPAICSVSQLEIETALGDGAGTIVRAAGGSVADVADTARRRGTTVGVGRLFYNAPARRKFLRGARSEWRGILDSVTSLALVRRDVRFSLSHDGKSVLTLPGAVSLRERIAALHGTAAAARLVDVDDVAGTIHVSGLVERPSEVGTAGRRVHLAINGRSVRDHGIVRAAEAAYRSTIPAGVRPTLYLELTISGADVDVNVHPAKAEVRFRDRWHVERVVEMAVRRALGTMETGATIGRVFWQSPASFVPPTVDVEVLRQRPDLDDGIFAVQELGEQPPAETLTPDGAAAEIDVPPLLQLRRTYMMFERDDGVVLIDQHSAHERVLFERFMRTLECGEAPAQRLLFPLTLHLAPAEADAFDAHRDSFERLGFEVEGFGGHTLLVRSVPMPHPRFDAERCLRETIAALTGDRDASAAPKHQRLAATVACKAAIKAGDLMSPAEMRALFVALATTQLPAHDVHGRSTIVHLSWDELERRFGRR is encoded by the coding sequence ATGATATCTCGCATCGCGATACTCCCCAGCGCCGTCGCCGATCAAATCGCCGCCGGCGAGGTTGTCGAGCGCCCCGCGTCCGTCGCGAAAGAGCTGGTCGAGAACGCGCTCGATGCCGGTGCCACGTCGATCGACATCTCCATCGAGGATGGCGGCCGCCAGCTCGTTCGTGTCAGCGACGACGGCTCGGGCATGTCGCGAGACGACGCCGTGCTCGCGCTCGCGCGCCACGCGACCTCGAAGATTCGTTCCGCCGGCGATCTCGTTGGCGTGCGGAGTTTTGGATTCCGGGGAGAAGCGCTGCCGGCGATCTGCTCGGTGTCTCAGCTCGAGATCGAGACCGCGCTTGGCGATGGCGCCGGCACGATCGTCCGCGCCGCGGGCGGCTCCGTCGCCGACGTGGCCGACACGGCACGACGACGCGGCACGACCGTTGGCGTCGGACGGCTCTTCTACAATGCACCAGCGCGCCGAAAATTCCTGCGCGGGGCGCGTTCGGAATGGCGGGGCATCCTCGACAGCGTAACGAGCCTCGCGCTCGTTAGGCGAGACGTCCGCTTCTCTCTCAGCCACGATGGGAAGTCGGTACTCACCCTCCCGGGGGCAGTCTCGCTTCGGGAGCGCATCGCTGCCCTGCATGGCACCGCCGCCGCCGCGCGGCTCGTCGACGTCGACGACGTCGCCGGGACGATTCACGTGTCCGGGCTCGTAGAGCGGCCGTCCGAAGTCGGTACGGCGGGCCGCCGCGTCCATCTCGCAATCAATGGGAGGTCAGTCCGCGACCACGGAATCGTGCGCGCTGCCGAGGCGGCGTATCGCTCCACCATCCCTGCCGGCGTGCGGCCGACGCTCTATCTCGAGCTCACCATCTCGGGAGCCGACGTCGACGTGAACGTGCATCCCGCGAAAGCCGAAGTACGCTTCCGCGACCGCTGGCACGTCGAACGCGTCGTCGAGATGGCTGTCCGCCGCGCCCTCGGCACGATGGAGACTGGTGCAACGATCGGTCGCGTCTTCTGGCAGTCGCCCGCGTCCTTTGTCCCTCCGACCGTCGACGTCGAAGTGCTGCGGCAACGTCCGGACCTCGACGATGGCATCTTCGCGGTGCAGGAGCTCGGTGAGCAGCCGCCAGCGGAGACGCTTACTCCCGATGGCGCAGCGGCCGAGATCGACGTGCCGCCGCTGCTTCAACTGCGACGGACATACATGATGTTTGAGCGCGACGATGGCGTTGTCCTCATCGATCAGCACTCGGCGCACGAGCGCGTGCTCTTCGAGCGATTCATGCGCACGCTCGAATGCGGTGAAGCGCCTGCGCAACGGTTGCTCTTCCCACTCACGCTCCATCTCGCGCCCGCCGAGGCTGATGCCTTCGACGCCCATCGGGATTCATTCGAGCGACTCGGCTTCGAGGTCGAGGGCTTTGGCGGTCACACGCTTCTCGTGCGATCGGTTCCCATGCCGCATCCTCGATTCGACGCCGAGCGTTGCTTGCGCGAGACGATTGCGGCGCTCACGGGCGATCGTGACGCCTCCGCGGCGCCGAAACACCAGCGCCTTGCTGCGACTGTCGCGTGCAAGGCGGCGATCAAGGCCGGCGATCTGATGTCGCCTGCGGAGATGCGCGCGCTGTTCGTCGCGCTCGCCACGACGCAGCTTCCCGCGCACGACGTCCACGGCCGGTCGACAATCGTGCATTTATCGTGGGACGAGCTCGAGCGCCGCTTTGGCCGCCGATGA
- the miaA gene encoding tRNA (adenosine(37)-N6)-dimethylallyltransferase MiaA has protein sequence MAADEHLLIPVVCGPTGAGKSALALWLAQQQPTTIIVADSRQIYHGFDIGTAKPNASERAAVAHRGIDIVDPTERFSAAAWAANADVWIDEAQREGRLPLVVGGTGFYLRALFEPLFDEPMLDPQRRRRLEQVLAPISLPELRRWTGVLDPDRAHLGRSQLLRAIEVALLSGQRMSALHRERGRPARCAARYLVVDPGPMLADQIAARLDGMLAGGWVDEVRRLMTEIPESAPAWNASGYRAIREHVRGTVDLAAARATILIETRQYAKRQRTWLRHQLDADDVTLLDPRDASWKPIAERWLNETVRRPA, from the coding sequence TTGGCCGCCGATGAGCATCTTCTCATCCCGGTAGTCTGTGGGCCGACCGGCGCGGGCAAGAGTGCGCTCGCACTGTGGCTGGCGCAGCAACAGCCGACGACGATCATCGTCGCCGATTCGCGGCAGATCTATCACGGCTTCGATATCGGTACCGCCAAGCCGAATGCGAGTGAGCGCGCGGCCGTTGCTCACCGCGGCATCGACATCGTCGACCCCACGGAGCGGTTTTCGGCTGCCGCCTGGGCAGCGAACGCCGACGTGTGGATCGATGAAGCCCAACGTGAAGGACGGCTGCCGCTCGTCGTCGGTGGAACGGGGTTCTATCTTCGCGCGCTCTTCGAGCCGCTGTTCGACGAGCCCATGCTCGATCCGCAGCGCCGCCGCCGACTCGAGCAAGTGCTCGCTCCCATCTCGCTCCCCGAATTGCGGCGCTGGACCGGCGTTCTCGACCCCGATCGCGCTCATCTGGGACGATCGCAGCTGCTCCGCGCGATCGAGGTTGCGTTGTTGAGCGGTCAACGTATGAGCGCGCTTCATCGTGAGCGCGGCCGCCCTGCGAGATGCGCCGCTCGCTATCTTGTGGTCGACCCAGGGCCGATGCTTGCCGACCAAATCGCGGCGCGACTCGACGGGATGCTTGCCGGAGGTTGGGTGGACGAGGTGAGACGACTGATGACCGAAATTCCCGAGAGTGCACCGGCATGGAACGCCTCCGGCTATCGGGCGATCCGTGAGCACGTGCGCGGCACTGTGGATCTCGCCGCCGCTCGTGCGACAATACTCATCGAGACTCGGCAATACGCGAAGCGCCAGCGCACCTGGCTGCGCCACCAGCTCGATGCGGACGATGTGACACTACTCGACCCGCGCGATGCGTCGTGGAAACCGATCGCCGAGCGCTGGTTGAACGAAACCGTGCGACGGCCGGCGTGA
- a CDS encoding BatD family protein — MISLLVFAQLAIVAHAPDVVAACDAVEVTVAVSAPGSTAPQVIAPAFSPFDVLRSSVTPHVQLDPRNGGSIIAEYRYVLTTDQSGTFTLPPFEARLRDATIRSKPVRITVRGTRAGDGVPTVVARARVDTSLDVNFRALTEPETVYVGQQANYEVAVFLNETVRDRLRRNPTFYPPDMQAMLAYDLPPVTGEPPKRKVGTRCFDALVYQRALFPLVPGRFVIAPAQLVYALPLSSSFFSREESHELVTDSTILVAVDPPSAGRPSEYMGAVGNLSIASRLDSRHGRVGDPMLLTVRLSGAGNVKLFPPPRLDIPWANLVRADERVQVDSAARKIRGAKEFDWVLTPKVAGELDVPPIRYGYFNPDTRRYAVAAAAAEHVTIAPGFLAVGDTLRSEPLLSIRPNYRGPLSRPPQDRGSFWLLLSLAPLPAVFGRMRRAPRRVAPQTASARLRSLARSSAAHDSCEIRRVYANALGERLGIGAEQFTRPGTLSRALRRAGVSSAVAAEAEVLLRQLDTAAYGPATFLERDAVERALAIVRQTNVEALPRYELDLPRTLALLLAVSIPLAAGRMRALQTDPAQRDFDRGVRAYAEHQFGVARAAFASSAKTSPWAPDAWANFGTAGWSAGDTASAVVGWQRALRLEPTASDVRDRLQLSDGQAFGTNGFVPPISSTVTLWAAMSAWIVCWLLAAVLAFRKSVKWRVGVRRWTYTAGIVGVLLLLAGLDLDQRLAARNYTVLRSSTRLSSDPALGGETKGTAIIGEVARAVRRQGPWTFVSLDGEREGWVESSTLASLERGAPVD, encoded by the coding sequence GTGATCTCACTCCTCGTATTCGCACAGCTTGCGATCGTTGCTCACGCACCGGACGTGGTCGCGGCGTGCGATGCCGTCGAGGTCACCGTTGCCGTCAGCGCTCCCGGTAGCACCGCGCCGCAGGTCATTGCCCCTGCCTTTTCTCCCTTTGATGTATTGCGTTCGTCGGTGACACCGCACGTACAGCTCGATCCACGAAATGGCGGATCGATCATCGCGGAGTACCGCTACGTTCTTACGACGGATCAGTCGGGGACGTTCACGCTTCCGCCCTTCGAGGCGCGTCTTCGCGATGCGACGATACGCTCCAAACCGGTACGGATTACCGTCCGCGGCACTCGCGCCGGCGATGGTGTGCCGACGGTTGTTGCGCGCGCCCGCGTCGACACCAGCCTCGACGTCAACTTTCGCGCGCTCACCGAACCCGAGACGGTGTACGTCGGGCAGCAGGCGAACTACGAAGTCGCCGTCTTCCTCAACGAAACGGTACGCGATCGCCTGCGTCGCAATCCGACGTTCTATCCTCCCGACATGCAGGCGATGCTCGCGTACGACCTGCCTCCAGTCACGGGCGAGCCTCCGAAGCGAAAGGTTGGTACGCGATGCTTCGACGCGCTCGTGTATCAACGCGCGCTTTTTCCTCTCGTACCGGGCCGATTCGTCATCGCACCGGCGCAACTAGTCTACGCGCTGCCGCTCTCGTCGAGCTTCTTCAGTCGGGAGGAGTCTCACGAATTAGTGACCGACAGTACGATTCTCGTCGCGGTCGATCCACCGAGCGCCGGGCGACCGAGCGAGTACATGGGCGCCGTCGGTAATCTGTCGATTGCCTCCCGGCTCGACAGTCGGCACGGCCGCGTCGGTGATCCGATGCTGCTCACGGTCAGGCTCTCCGGCGCCGGGAACGTCAAGCTCTTTCCGCCGCCGCGTCTCGATATTCCGTGGGCGAACCTTGTCCGTGCCGACGAGCGCGTACAGGTCGACTCGGCGGCGCGAAAAATCCGCGGTGCCAAGGAATTCGATTGGGTGCTGACGCCCAAAGTCGCCGGTGAGCTGGACGTGCCGCCGATTCGCTACGGGTATTTCAATCCGGACACGCGTCGTTATGCGGTCGCCGCCGCGGCCGCCGAGCACGTCACGATCGCGCCAGGCTTTCTCGCCGTCGGCGACACCTTGCGTTCGGAGCCGCTGCTGTCGATTCGGCCCAACTATCGCGGGCCGTTGAGCCGCCCGCCGCAGGATCGCGGCTCTTTCTGGCTCCTGCTGTCGCTGGCGCCGCTCCCGGCCGTCTTCGGACGGATGCGCCGTGCGCCACGTCGCGTCGCACCGCAGACGGCTTCGGCAAGACTCCGCTCGCTCGCACGAAGCTCAGCCGCGCACGACTCCTGTGAGATCCGTCGCGTCTACGCCAATGCGCTGGGCGAACGGTTAGGCATCGGCGCCGAACAATTCACGCGACCCGGAACCCTCTCGCGCGCGCTCAGGCGTGCCGGCGTATCGAGCGCCGTCGCTGCTGAAGCCGAGGTGCTTCTACGACAGCTCGACACCGCCGCGTACGGCCCCGCGACCTTCCTCGAACGCGACGCCGTCGAACGCGCGCTCGCGATCGTTCGACAGACTAACGTCGAGGCGCTGCCGCGCTACGAACTCGATCTCCCGCGAACGCTGGCACTGCTCCTGGCCGTCTCGATTCCACTCGCCGCCGGCCGCATGCGTGCGCTACAGACCGATCCGGCGCAGCGCGACTTCGACCGTGGCGTCCGCGCGTATGCCGAACACCAGTTCGGCGTTGCGCGCGCTGCCTTCGCGAGCTCGGCGAAGACGTCGCCCTGGGCGCCGGATGCGTGGGCGAACTTCGGGACGGCCGGGTGGTCGGCGGGGGACACAGCGAGCGCCGTCGTCGGTTGGCAGCGCGCGTTGCGTCTCGAACCGACGGCCTCGGACGTTCGAGATCGCTTGCAGTTGTCTGACGGCCAGGCTTTCGGTACCAATGGTTTCGTGCCACCGATTTCCTCGACGGTGACGCTATGGGCCGCAATGTCCGCCTGGATCGTCTGCTGGCTACTAGCGGCTGTGCTCGCGTTCCGCAAATCGGTCAAATGGCGCGTCGGCGTTAGGCGCTGGACCTACACCGCTGGCATCGTCGGTGTCCTTCTACTGCTCGCTGGACTCGATCTCGATCAGCGCCTCGCCGCGCGGAATTACACCGTTCTTCGCTCGAGCACACGGCTGAGCAGCGATCCGGCACTCGGGGGCGAGACGAAAGGCACCGCGATCATAGGCGAGGTCGCGCGCGCTGTGCGACGCCAGGGTCCGTGGACTTTCGTCTCACTCGACGGGGAGCGCGAAGGGTGGGTCGAGTCCTCGACCCTCGCTTCGCTCGAACGGGGCGCCCCTGTCGATTAA
- a CDS encoding biotin--[acetyl-CoA-carboxylase] ligase yields MPYSPRIGLYSAPPFSLPSLEACDGASPVRTTTMTSTARYEGRSAVELAAILSLARVVVFDRVTSTLDVVHELGDQGAPAGTLVLAEEQTAGRGRMRRSWRSDSGAGIWLTLLERPSSDDALGVLALRIALALAPSLEAFTTGRAQLKWPNDVYLDGKKLAGVLVEARWRGARVDWLAIGVGINVRAPEDLDVAALRPGCDRLAVLAAIVPALRAAAAKAGHLDKNEIRQFEARDLAVGRRCLAPLEGVVAGVGADGALLVDADVGRSAIYAGSLVLDSDAHSSGGSA; encoded by the coding sequence ATGCCGTATTCGCCGCGTATCGGATTGTACTCGGCGCCGCCGTTCTCATTGCCGTCGCTCGAGGCGTGTGACGGCGCGTCGCCCGTGCGGACCACCACGATGACGTCGACGGCGCGTTATGAGGGCCGCTCGGCGGTGGAACTGGCTGCCATACTCAGCCTCGCGCGCGTCGTCGTGTTCGATAGGGTGACGTCGACGCTCGATGTCGTGCACGAGTTGGGCGATCAGGGCGCGCCGGCTGGCACCCTTGTCCTGGCCGAAGAGCAAACGGCTGGCCGGGGCCGAATGCGGCGATCCTGGCGATCGGATTCTGGCGCCGGCATCTGGCTCACCCTGCTCGAACGTCCGTCGAGCGATGACGCGTTAGGCGTGCTGGCGTTGCGCATCGCGCTGGCACTCGCGCCATCGCTCGAGGCCTTCACCACGGGCCGGGCGCAGCTCAAGTGGCCTAATGACGTCTACCTTGACGGAAAGAAGCTCGCTGGCGTCCTCGTCGAAGCACGCTGGCGCGGAGCACGAGTCGACTGGTTGGCGATCGGCGTCGGTATCAACGTGCGCGCTCCCGAGGACCTCGACGTTGCCGCGTTGCGTCCCGGCTGCGATCGGCTCGCCGTGCTAGCCGCCATCGTGCCCGCGTTGCGTGCCGCGGCCGCCAAAGCGGGACACCTCGACAAAAACGAGATACGGCAGTTCGAGGCGCGTGACCTGGCCGTCGGCCGCCGATGTCTCGCACCGCTCGAAGGAGTCGTCGCCGGCGTCGGCGCCGACGGCGCACTCCTCGTCGACGCGGACGTGGGTCGCTCGGCAATCTATGCCGGTTCGCTCGTTCTCGACTCGGACGCCCACTCGTCAGGAGGCTCGGCATGA